The following are from one region of the Epinephelus fuscoguttatus linkage group LG11, E.fuscoguttatus.final_Chr_v1 genome:
- the LOC125897330 gene encoding tyrosine-protein phosphatase non-receptor type 14-like, with amino-acid sequence MPFRLKLRRTRRYNVLSKNYFVTRIRLLDSTVIECTLSVESTGQECLEAVAQRLELRETHYFGLWFQGKTQAPAHRWVELEKPLKKQLDKFGNEPLLFFGVMFYVPNVSRLEQEATRYQYYLQVKKEVLDGRLHCTIEQGIRLAGLAVQADFGDFTQFMSQDFLREYVLFPVNWPNGDEVLEEWTQKVAEEHKSHCRMQTAEAELLYIKEVEKLDGFGQESFPAKDNYTNDIFIGVSFIGVFVKHRNGRSIMLHKWKDIGTIAHNKSAITVEITSRDDTIIFHMEDMEMAKYIARLFTARHKFYKQNKICAEPTHSPAPIRRRPTWTHRLSLPRPQSCNFQSMHSQYGEHYQDTQSSQDSIFHDDPYYKSETSLDRSLADFPFRNGTVPNGSMYSSPSLSSLNHSQTFVPPSPMSSNLSIPGSELMRPDYIPSHRHSAIIAPSYRPTPEYDAVMRQKRRMLPAHHDLHSQSLRSLNISNACAYRQPEALVYSQPEMRERGPYHGLGPSPGPYAPQISYSKPVSHGPHQGGPASSQGPCHSPCVNGVGGSGGSGGVGSSISHTVSTPELANTKQQGNNAGSYAATANMLRNHMSRPPPPYPSSSFRPATSTPDLASHRHRCMGGSSPELVTRMVQLSVKTFQPDSSAVVHQSLQEVSEPLTAAAKHRSTLGKRHSMEVISSMRAGGGGGGMEGIVMKSINAPLHRRNTLREHVMPPQPQSIPQPQPQTPQPQPQPPPQPPPPPQQPQELPMQMPAQKAPEASAAPPGPVAYQHQKTLSNATMLIHSSDSEEEEEEEEERPELDVQIPGLNEDISISAQLQAALAKLPNKPPPEYPGPPRPPSSTQIRTHNHNHTHHHNHNQGPQSNHGPMDPNQAQGRALKAGQSPGVGGAGCGSGGAGGGGTLTRGDQGGVNGAVLGPSISEPDLTSVKERVRKEPVKERPVSEMFSLEDSIVEREIAQRTLERQKMSVDSMKRPLMMAALNGLYVARMPVPESPAEDGAKAATDERCKTLELKLEEERVFTEYEQVPKKRADCVLTTATLPENTERNRFRDVVPYEENRVELVPNKENNTGYINASHIKVMIRGEEWHYIATQGPLANTCADFWQMVWEQGVNVIAMVTAEEEGGRSKSHRYWPKLGSKHNSATHGKFKVTTKFRTDSGCYATTGLKVKHLLSGQERTVWHLQYTDWPEQGCPEYVQGFLAYLEEIQSVRRHTNSMLDTSKSLNPPVVVHCSAGVGRTGVVILTELMISCLEHNEPVEVPTMLSGLRQQRMLMVQTISQYKFVYQVLIQFLKNSRLI; translated from the exons GTATCAGTATTACCTGCAGGTGAAGAAGGAGGTGTTGGATGGACGTCTCCACTGCACAATAGAGCAGGGGATCAGACTAGCTGGCCTAGCAGTAcaag CTGACTTTGGAGACTTCACTCAGTTCATGTCTCAGGACTTCCTCAGGGAGTACGTGCTCTTCCCAGTG AACTGGCCGAATGGAGACGAGGTGCTGGAGGAGTGGACCCAGAAAGTTGCTGAGGAGCACAAGAGTCACTG TCGAATGCAGACCGCTGAGGCAGAGCTGCTCTACATCAAGGAGGTGGAGAAACTGGACGGCTTTGGGCAGGAGAGCTTTCCTGCTAAG GACAACTACACCAATGATATTTTCATCGGTGTGTCCTTCATTGGGGTGTTTGTCAAACACAGGAATGGCAGATCCATCATGCTCCACAA GTGGAAGGACATTGGCACCATAGCGCACAACAAGTCAGCCATCACAGTGGAGATAACAAGCAGAGACGACACCATCATTTTTCACATG GAGGATATGGAAATGGCCAAGTACATCGCTCGTCTTTTCACGGCCAGACACAAATTCTACAAACAGAACAAGATCTGTGCAGA GCCCACTCACTCACCTGCACCAATCCGGAGGAGGCCCACATGGACTCACCGCCTATCTCTG CCACGGCCCCAGTCCTGTAACTTCCAGTCAATGCATTCCCAGTATGGAGAACATTATCAGGACACACAGAGCTCTCAAG ACAGCATCTTCCATGACGACCCCTACTACAAGTCAGAGACCAGTCTGGACCGTTCCCTGGCGGACTTTCCCTTCCGCAACGGCACCGTGCCCAATGGAAGCATGTACAGCAGCCCCAGCCTGAGCTCCCTCAATCACTCCCAGACTTTCGTCCCGCCCTCGCCCATGTCCTCCAACCTCAGCATCCCCGGCAGCGAGCTCATGCGCCCTGACTACATCCCCAGCCACCGCCACAGCGCCATCATTGCTCCGTCCTACCGGCCCACACCTGAGTACGATGCTGTCATGCGGCAGAAGCGGCGCATGCTCCCCGCTCACCATGATCTCCACAGCCAGTCGCTGCGCAGTCTGAACATCAGTAATGCGTGTGCTTACCGTCAGCCTGAGGCTCTGGTGTATAGCCAGCCTGAGATGAGGGAGAGGGGCCCTTATCATGGCCTGGGGCCCAGTCCAGGACCCTACGCACCACAG ATCAGCTACAGTAAGCCAGTGTCCCATGGGCCTCATCAGGGAGGTCCAGCCAGCAGCCAGGGCCCCTGTCATTCACCCTGCGTCAATGGAGTTGGAGGCAGCGGCGGAAGTGGAGGTGTAGGAAGCTCCATCTCTCACACTGTCAGCACACCTGAGCTGGCGAATACCAAACAACAGGGGAACAATGCGGGAAGCTATGCAGCTACAGCCAACATGCTGAGAAACCACATGTCGCGGCCTCCTCCACCTTACCCTTCCAGCTCCTTCCGCCCGGCCACCAGCACCCCGGACCTGGCCAGCCACCGTCACCGCTGCATGGGGGGCAGCAGTCCAGAGCTGGTTACCCGCATGGTGCAGCTGTCGGTCAAGACCTTTCAGCCGGACAGCTCAGCCGTGGTACACCAGTCCCTGCAGGAGGTTAGTGAACCATTAACTGCAGCTGCTAAGCACCGCTCCACCCTGGGCAAGAGACACAGCATGGAAGTGATCAGCAGCATGAgagcaggtggaggaggaggagggatggagggcaTAGTGATGAAGAGCATTAATGCTCCCCTTCATCGGAGGAATACTCTCAGAGAACACGTGATGCCCCCTCAGCCTCAGTCCATCCCTCAGCCCCAGCCTCAAACCCCTCAGCCACAACCCCAGCCCCCacctcagcctcctcctccacctcagcAGCCACAGGAGCTGCCCATGCAGATGCCTGCCCAGAAAGCTCCTGAGGCTTCTGCAGCGCCACCTGGGCCAGTGGCCTACCAGCATCAAAAGACTCTCTCCAATGCTACCATGCTGATACACAGTAGTGAcagtgaagaagaggaggaggaggaagaggagaggccTGAGCTTGATGTGCAAATCCCAGGTCTCAATGAGGACATCAGCATTAGCGCTCAGCTCCAGGCTGCTCTGGCCAAGCTGCCGAACAAACCCCCTCCGGAGTACCCTGGTCCTCCTAGACCTCCTAGCAGCACTCAAATCCGCACCCACAATCACAACCACACTCACCACCATAATCATAATCAAGGACCACAGAGCAACCACGGACCAATGGACCCAAACCAAGCCCAGGGCCGAGCACTCAAGGCTGGGCAGAGCCCAGGTGTCGGCGGGGCTGGATGTGGTAGTGGTGGTGCAGGTGGTGGTGGGACACTGACCCGAGGGGACCAGGGTGGAGTGAATGGGGCGGTTTTAGGTCCATCCATTTCAGAACCGGACCTGACCAGTGTGAAGGAGAGGGTGAGGAAGGAGCCGGTCAAAGAGAGGCCGGTGTCAGAGATGTTCTCCTTAGAAGACAGCATCGTGGAGAGGGAGATCGCTCAGAGG ACGCTGGAAAGACAGAAGATGTCGGTGGACTCCATGAAGAGGCCGCTGATGATGGCTGCCCTCAACGGACTCTACGTGGCCCGAATGCCTGTCCCAGAGAGCCCTGCGGAGGACGGTGCCAAGGCTGCTACAGACGAACGG tgtAAGACCTTGGAGTTGAAGCTGGAAGAGGAGCGGGTCTTCACTGAGTATGAACAGGTGCCCAAGAAGAGGGCGGACTGTGTTCTCACCACAGCAACTCTGCCCGAAAACACAGAGCGTAACCGTTTCCGTGACGTCGTTCCGTACGAAGAGAACCGGGTCGAGCTTGTACCAAACAAGGAGAACAACACGGGCTACATTAATGCCTCCCATATCAAG gTGATGATCAGAGGGGAGGAGTGGCACTACATTGCCACCCAGGGCCCGCTAGCCAACACCTGTGCTGACTTCTGGCAGATGGTCTGGGAGCAGGGGGTCAACGTCATCGCCATGGTTACTGCCGAGGAG GAGGGTGGCAGGTCCAAGAGTCACCGCTACTGGCCCAAACTGGGCTCCAAACACAACTCAGCCACTCACGGCAAGTTCAAGGTGACCACCAAATTCCGCACCGACTCGGGCTGCTACGCCACCACGGGGTTAAAGGTCAAACACCTGCTATCTGGCCAGGAGAGGACGGTCTGGCACCTGCAGTACACTGACTGGCCCGAGCAGGGCTGTCCCGAATATGTCCAGGGATTCCTCG CCTACCTGGAGGAGATCCAGTCTGTAAGGAGACACACCAACTCCATGCTGGACACCTCAAAGAGCCTCAATCCACCTGTGGTGGTTCACTGTAGCGCCGGGGTGGGTCGCACCGGAGTGGTCATCCTCACTGAGCTCATGATCAGCTGCCTGGAGCACAATGAG CCTGTGGAGGTTCCCACCATGTTGTCAGGGCTGAGGCAGCAGAGGATGCTGATGGTGCAGACCATCTCCCAGTACAAGTTCGTCTACCAGGTCCTCATCCAGTTCCTCAAGAACTCCCGCCTCATCTGA